From the genome of Lutzomyia longipalpis isolate SR_M1_2022 chromosome 2, ASM2433408v1, one region includes:
- the LOC129790515 gene encoding uncharacterized protein LOC129790515, with product MTASCGNLTGALALVLLMLSVDSGSTLRCYVCSSLNNAACVDPPNVTQIAVRECGPLIKNPVCTKRTTTTPQMTFTGRQCLSEDICDYALDVSGQVSEDCATCTTDLCNSSPPHHMPTCTVILLGIVTGILRCVLWGL from the exons ATGACCGCTTCTTGCGGCAACCTGACGGGAGCACTCGCACTTGTGCTCTTGATGCTGTCAGTCG ACAGCGGAAGCACCCTGAGATGCTACGTCTGCTCGTCCCTGAATAATGCAGCATGTGTGGACCCACCGAATGTGACCCAGATTGCGGTTAGAGAATGTGGGCCACTCATAAAAAATCCAGTATGCACCAAGCGGACCACAACGACACCCCAAATGACATTCACTGGGCGTCAGTGCCTCTCTGAAGATATCTGTGACTATGCCCTCGATGTTTCGGGGCAGGTGTCTGAGGATTGTGCCACCTGCACCACGGACCTCTGCAATAGTTCACCGCCTCACCACATGCCCACTTGCACTGTGATTCTCCTCGGAATTGTCACCGGGATCCTCAGGTGTGTGCTGTGGGGGTTGTAA